In Scleropages formosus chromosome 6, fSclFor1.1, whole genome shotgun sequence, the genomic stretch ttcattccataaacatgagcaacgtttgttttttttttttctttttttttgctggccaCTGACACACACCGTAAACAtagctgtgttttactgccatcgATTTTTTCAGAAGGGAAACACAGGTCATGCTCACttgaaaagaaatggaaatgacagaaaacacacaagtggagataatgcaatttaaaaatacataaataaactgcaaaatgatcgtatcttcaaaaattcacaCACGCTGACCGGAAcggctcgtcccaagcagggtctcgGCGgaacggagcctaacccgacgacgccggggacgcacccgggaggggacgccagaccgccgcgaggcaccccaagcgggactcgaaccctagacccaccaaagagcaggcacaggccaaacccactgcacccccattgaaaaaaaaaatcagcctgtGCAAATATAGGaatatatacaaacacatacattatGCTATCAAAATGACAGTATGGGAAATATTGCTCTCTTGAAGCTTGATGGTTTGCACTGAACATAAAAGCCACAGGCAGGAATCCCTCCATTTACAAACTTGCCGTGACCCAAAAACTTCGGTATAACagcttttaatacatttaatatgttttcagtttcgggaatgaaaaaaaatcagcatatcCAGCACAATAAATCAGGAATCAGAAATCAGTATCAGCAGAaattcatccaaaaaaaaaaagtgaaagtcaTGAGTTGCACAAGGGAAGTGGAAGAGCAGTAATGTACAGTAGCTGTAGTTTCAGCTTCACTTTGTTTCAACATTTGTGCAGCTTCAGTGCAACAATGACTGCCAAGCTTCCAGTCAACTGATTGTCCTCCTCACTTGCTGGGTGCAGTAACAGTTCACTATAGTAAATTGCCTCAttatatttactgatttatcagacacttttctccaaagcagtttccaacgaacactatgtagtgttatgagcccacacaccttattcaccacagtgatttacactgctagatacactacttacactggctcactcatccatacatcagtggaacacacacacacacacacacacaatgggggaacctgaacagcatgtctttggactgtgggaggaaaccagagcacccaaagaaaacCAACAccgatatggggagaacatgcaaactccacatagaccgaGCAGGGTTAGATCCCATggcctcctgcaccacccaggcactgtgagacagcagcgctacccactgtgccaccgtatcGCCCCTACATTGCTCATGACAACATATTTCCTCATTGCTGTCTACTGGAAAATGGGAAATCACAGATAGTTTCCAAAACACACTGCCTACGAAAAACATACATACCCAGGAATGACCTCATTCAGTGTCTTATAATCAGGAAGTGTCATATTGAAATCATGGGTTAATAGTTATATACtgtaggtgttttacagtgttttagtgatatttggggAAAAGTGATTTAGGattcagggggtgcagtggcgcagtgggtgtgACCAgcgctctgtggtgggtctgcggttcgagccctgcttggggtaccttgcaacagatTGGTGTGCTGTCCCGATTGTACAGACAGTCCCGgattacgaacgtccgacttacatacaacccgtggttatgaaccaccccccataaagcctattatattaaaaattccagttacatacaatggttcgtaatgaCAAACGGCGCTACTTTGCGGCGAGCATCAAAACGCtgcgcgtctacagcggttcgtcacTTGTGGGCGCATGAgtccgaggtaggacaaagacgtCGTtctgttaaagatgttttcgTGTATCTGGAGGTGTTTCTTTACAGCGTTTTACGCAAAGAAAGGTAAACGATACACTATGTACTTAGGCAAACGTTTGACTGACTCGCGTTAGATACGAACCGCACCGAACtcttccgacttacgtacaaatttgACTTGGGAACGGAATTCGCTCGTAATCCAGGGACCGCCCGTAGAGGGAAATAGGCTTTCGGCAGGTAAAATTTTGGCATCCgcaccattttcaggaatggatacattttgtaaatcgagggatTGCTCTGTTTACTAGGGTAATTCCATGTTTTCCGGCACGTTCTATACACGAACTAGAGTGCGCAGATTTGCTCTCCAGCCTCCCTACCTGTGACGAGGGGGTTCTCCTTGAGATAGCTGGGCAGCATCAGGCCGAAGAAGATGGAGAAGCCCAGGACGAAGAGGTTGCGGGAGGAGTTGAGATCAACGAACTGCAGGTTGGAGAGACCCACGGCGGTGATCATCCCGAAAAGCGTGCAGAAGAGCGCGCCCAGCACCGGGTCCGGCAGCGAGGCAAAGAGAGCGCTGAACTTGCCCACGAGACCCAGCAGCAGCATGAGGACGGCGCCGTATTGGATCACGCGTCGGCTGCCCACCTGGAGAAGAGCGGCCCGTTAGAAAGGGCTCCGAAACCTTCTCTCTGCACCACGGTCCTCCACCTCCTCGCGCTGTTCCGGCGCGGGTACGCCGGCGTCGGGACTTGAACCcattaattcaggataagtgtcTTGTTCAGAGAGAAGAGTGCAGACCCCAGAGGGGCCCATCCCCGAACGAGCGACATGTCCTTAACTACCGCGTTGCCACCAACAAACCCGGGTTTCAATCCCCACTCCTACCGTAGTGGCCCTGAGAAAGGAACGGAAAAacgacccagctgtataaaagggtgagTCGGTGTGTTCTGGAAAATCACCCCATTGCGAGGGGATTAAATTAACACTCTGCATGTTGAGCCTTgcaaacagctggtagcgcagtggttagaactgctgtcaaCAGAcacaaaggttgtgggtttcaatcccacctccagctgttgtactctAGAGAGAgatacttaccgtaaattgccaAGGTGCATTAGTGTAATTCGAGGGTAAGCACcctgctcgagggtactacagccagagatgggattagaacctacaacctttaagTTCCAAAGACAGaaactctaaccgctacactaccaggtgccctATATGTCAGTGGCACCTCTCTGTGACTGAGACCATGTGCCATGAGGAgggacaatgtcctcatcaccCCTTATTTACACCACATTTACACCATTTACATCTCCAGCAAGAGGGGACACGTGATCCAAGACGGAGACTCTGATCCAGACCTTGACAGTGATCCCTTCTTTAAAAAGCACAGGTTTCCCACATACCTTCACTCTGTCCCCAGCCCTGCTTCCTCAGGGTTAATATTCACAGTTTCTCCTACTGTAATGCCCTTaatcaaggtaattaccatCAACCGATAGAGTAAAactgacccagctgtgtaaatggataaaccaCCACAAGTAAACACCGTAAAGTGCTTTGTTGTCAGTGAAGTGAATTAATAGTATTAAATCTGCTGTTTTAGTGTGACACTTGAATGGCAATAAGTAAtattataaaaacaataaactgaactgaCTTGAAGACTCTGTCATTGTTCTACcgtgcaatacaatgaaatatataataataaaaaagttaaaccATCACAGGAGCGCACAAGGACTGCGGTGCGTTACCTTGGTGATGCCCAACACCCCGATGTTGGGGCTAGAGGAGGTGGAGCCGTTGCCCGTCCCGAAGAGGCCGTCGAGTACGCAGGAGAGCCCCTCCAGCATGATGCCCCTGAAAGGAGCAGGGGGCAGAGCACACGACGCGCTCATTTCCAAACGAACGCTCTTTGCCGGGCCCGTCTGTCCGCGAAGGCGGCGCGAACCGATGTCCTACCGGTTGATGGCGTGAGTCGGCGGGGGAGGGGCGCAGGAGAGCCGAGCGCAGGCGTAATAGTCGCCGATGGACTCGATGACGCTCGATATGACGGCGCTCATCATGCCGATGACGCCTGCAGCGGACACGGTGGGCAGACCCcactggactgtgggaaaagGGACACCGGAAGCTCAGCGGGAGACGTCCAACGCCGCTCTGATCCCACCGCTTCTTTTACTGCATAAATACCTCTAATACGATTTATGGTCTTTATTTATCCCGCTAAATGTGAATATTCATACATGTTAATATCGGAGTGTTTGATTGCAGGCTGCTGCCCCGGACCCCCCTGGGGGTGGATGTACCGTATTACTTTTCCACAGTCGAGAACACCTCTGGCCCCAGCGCTTTCAGGCAAGGGGTTCTGGACCTGTACGTTCATGACAGCTCTATGCGACACGTTTGTGGACCGTGCCCAAGGTGTGGGCTCTGATATTAGATctagttgacacttttcccccaaagtgacttacaattattcacccatttacacagctgggtaactttactggagcaatttagggtaagtagcttgctcaaaggtatcggagggtgggattcaaacctgtgacctctggatccaaaggcagcagctctaatcgctacACTGAATCCCGCTCAGGAGCAACAGCAGGGAAACTCACAGGGGTAGGGAACCTTGAACCAGGGGGCCACAGCCAGGACGCCCTGCCGTGCGTCGGTCCTGGCGTAGAAGCCGTACTCGTTCTTGCGCGGAGGGAATACGTCCGTCACGGTGAAGATGAAGCACAGCAGCCAGGACGCCAGGATGGCCATGATGATCTGAGAGAGAAGGGGAGACGACGGAGCGAGACGACCTTAAGCCGAGGGAGAGCCGGACGTCCGTCCCCGCGGTACCGCGGCGCCGCCGGCCCCACGGCCCCCGGCCGCACTCACCGGGAACATCTTGAAGAGCTGCAGGCGGTAGGAGCTCCAGCCCTTCTTGGCCTTGTAGACGGGCAGGGGCAGCTGCACGTTGCGGGCGTACTGGGAGAAGAGCAGCACCAGGAAGATGGTCCTGGGGAAAAGGCGGCACGGAGGAGTCACCGTCGCGCACCGGAACtgagcgtgtgtgcgtgcgcgtgtgtgtgtgtgcgcgtatgtGCGCGCGTGTTCGGCGCACCGCGCCAGCGGGACACCCCGGTGCTCTCACGGCGCGTGTGCGAAGCCTCTGCACTCACAGCATGGCGATGCCCCAGTGCTTGCCCGCCCTTTCCCCGGCGGCCTGGAATCCAGAGAGGCCGATGAGGGCCACGGTGGGGGTGATGGTCAGGGGCCCGATGTACTTGAGCAGGAACCCCGGGAGCCCGAGGGCGCCGACGCACACCTCGATGAGCGACGCCACAATGATGGCCCCCTGCACCTACGAGGAGGCGGGATGTTGAGACGGTCACGCTGTCGGACCCTTAGAATCCTACTGGCCGCGAGGGGCCCCGGAcgctgtaaaaaaaacacacatcctGCCTTCTTACGGAAACAGCCGCGCAAAGATTTGCACGACAACGTGCGTGTGGAGCAGCGTGTGGAGCAGCGTGTGGAGGAGCGTGTGGAGGAGCGAGCCGACCGGCAGGCGGGGCTAAGGATCGCCAAGCGGCACCGCGGTACCTCTCTGATCCGCGGGTGCCAGATGTGCTCGGTGTGCATCGGTGACGTGCCGTTCATCACTGGAACATCTGGGGGGGGGAGacatggagaaagagagagaatgacaccagttattatattttattatatttattagacgctgttttccaaagcaacagacagcattaaggtatttataactatttacccattcttacagcagggtaatttttactggagcaattcagggtaagtaccttgctcaagagtactacagcggTAGGTGAGACTAAAATCTccaacccttgggtccaaaagcagaagtTCTACAGCTGCCCCTAgaactgtaaaattaataataataataataataacaataataaaattaattaataataataataataataataataataatattattaatagtCGCCACTATTGTACCATCTGTTGCTTCCTGTTGGCTTCCCGTCTCACGTTCACTTTGTTTCGACAGGTTGGTGCAGTTTCAGCGCAAGAAcgactgccaagcctcctccctcctccaccagAGGCACAGAGACAGTTCATTGTAGTaaattgtcttattttttatttgtaaataaacaaaattgtTGTCCACACTCGTTTTTTTGACATAAATTTCATTACTGGATGTTCGTTGCTATATTCGGGAGCGTTCGGACCCTCACgaccagactgtgtaacagtttcttcccccaggCCATCGGACTCCCCGATacccagggactggactgacatcaaccccccccccccacacacacacacacacacacacacacacctggactcaactgaacaccattccactccctttgcaaatatgtgtacattttacagcatttattattatattgtaacattgtgtatattataatatactgctgtaatgtaacacacacactttcagaaccacttgtcccatacacagggaaccggagcctacccggtaacacagggcataaggcaggaggggacacacccaggacgggacgccagtccatcgcaaggcaccccaagcgggactcgaaccccagacccaccggagagcaggactgtggtccaacccactgcgccaccgcaccccctgtaatgtaacatattataatatattgtttCTGTGTAGCAccctggtcctggaggaacgttctttcatttcactgtaccTGCTGTATATgcttgaaatgacaataaagccactttgacttgactttgaTACTGAACATAACGAAAACACGGTAAACTTACGAAACGTACTGCCTATAAACCTTCATGAGCTCGTTCAGCGTTTCACACGAAGCGTTTTATATCGTGCTGAAGCCATTGGTCGGCAGTTCTATTGGAGTTTTACGGTGTTTTAGTCATATTTGGGGAAATTGCTTTGGGGTTTTCGGCGGCCTCCGAAAGCATCATTATTCCTTCCCATTCGTAATAATGAGAAATAGGCTTTCGGTATCCGAAACGTCAGATTTATAGGAATCATTTCAAAGGCAAGGGATTGCTGTATTTGACAAAGCAGGTTTTCCCCGTAAGAAATTTACAAAACCTTCCCAATATTTTTGGACGCTTGGTAAAAACCGATGGCCGTCACTTTTCGGAACACATCCGGATTAGCGCCGGAGCGACGAGCTCAGGTAACGAAGCAGCCCTCGGTGGCACAACCGAagattcgaacccgcgacccTTGAGCGAGGAGCGCGCGCGTCTCGTCCCGGCTTTCTCCGCAAAGGGCGCGCGTGGCCGCGAAGCGCCCGCTCGCGTGACCCACCTGTGCTGTTGCACTTCCACTTGTCCAGGGACAGGATGGCACGCGCGGGGGCGAGGAAGGCGAAGGCGCTGGCCTGGAAGAGCGGAAGGCTGGCggacagagacagagggacGTGATGAGAGCGACGACGATGCTCATCTCCCGAATTACTGGAGCTCCTCCTGGTCCGAGTCGCCGCACCACCTACATGCGCATCGTGATCATATGAACAGCTTCAATGAGAGAAATAACAGGAACGGGGCAGCAGGTACCAGAgaggtttgagctgctgcctttggacccgcaggttgcaggtttcagtctcacctccagctgtagtacccttgagcaaggtactgaccctaaactgctccagtaaaattacccagctgtataaatgggtaaataactaagtcacTCTGGGGGAAAAAGAGCATCAGGTAGATGTAGTAATATATTACATCTGCTGTGCTATTTGTGTGTCTTGTACTTAAgcagtgtttttctctctgtgtccaGTTGCACAGGTCGGATGATGCAGgaataatgtgtaaaaaatgagaagttgctttggaggaaagcgtcacataaatgcaataatatttttgataatataatcttttaaataattgtaatttttttctcatttgatgTAATGCTGTCATTTGACCACCAGGTGTCAGCATCAGTCATCACAAAACTGAAAgcacactaaccctaaccctaaccctaaccctcacacacacacacacacacacacacacacatacacacacacacacacacacatacacacacacatacacacacacatacacacacacacacatacacacacacacacacacacacacacacacacacacacatacacacacacacacacacacacatacacacacacacacatacacacacacacacacacacacacacagaagctgaAGCCGCAACAACCACCAAAACTGTCAGCAGCTCCTTCCAGCAGTTTCCCAACATCTGTTTGAGTTGTAACCCCACTGCCTTTGCAGTCTGGCCCATTTCGGTGGTACCTCCTGGACTCAATTCTACACAGGCGTCAGGTATCGGGAATAGTTCCTCTTATGTTGcattaaaagcaaaagaatGTCTGTAGTAGCCGAtataaaacatggtaaaacgtGGGTAAAACTACACTGACAAAGAAAAGTTTCTTGTTCTCTGTTCTGCTCGTCCTGTTCAAACCCCttcgatgtttttttttccctttaatagAGCATGAAGATGATACTACGAGGCGGCCGAGTTCTTGGAGCACTTGCGGTCTTAGTAAGATGTCATGAGTTTCAATTCCGGAAAGTTCCTTTTCTCCAGATGCTTTCTGCAGCCCCCCAAAGTTCACTTTAAGTCTAAAACAGTTTCCAAGTCGGTCCCAGTGACAGAGTGTACTTTGTTGCAGTGCAAACAGGCAGTATATGCCCCATGGTGCAccgctgggggggtgggggtgggggtgggcatTGGATCCGGTGCCTCAACTATCTCAGCCAACTCCTCTTGATCTAGAAGAGCCACCAAACATCTACAAGTGATGGTGAAAAGGCAAGAGAAACCGCTCACCTGACCGTCCCCGAATTCACAGTCATGCGGTATCTTAGCAACAGCGACGACGACAACAAAACAGCGGGAAGCGAGCGCGAAACTGATTTTGGGGAAGGGcgcggggtgtgtgtgtctgggccGCTTCTCCACAAACACAGTGTGACTTCCTCAAATTAAAGTTGCAAAGTCAAATTCCGGTTCTCTTCACTGCTGGGAAAAGCAACGAAGGCCTCAGAACCGTGAAGCCGTACGAGGTCGTCCGAAGAGTCCGACGGGGGACAAGGGGAAGGGACCGTGCGGCTCGCGCGCGTCGCACCCGCAGCGGGATCGGAGCGGTGAGCGCAAGGCTGGGGAAGAAAGAGCCGCGATGGCCCGGGAGAAGGTGTTTCGCTGAACGTCACCGTGTCCCATTCATCTCGAAAGGAGAGCtgagcgtgtgtgcgtgtgcgtgtgtgtgtgcgtgtgtgtgcgcgcgcgtgcgcaaACGTTGCTCTCCCTCCCAGCTGCAGCACTCACAGCAAACAGGCGAAAGGGCATTTCGTGACACAGCAGCCTTTCCCCACAACCCCCCTGGATGCTCTCGCCCCTAGCGGCCAGCAGGCGGCGCGGCGCTTGGAGCGGCCCTCCGTGTCCGAAGGTTGccgggtcaaatcccacctcctgctgcagcgcccttgaacaaggtacttaccctaactggcgccggtaaaaattacccagctctataaaagggtaaatcacagtaagtcacTACGGATGAAGGAGTCAGATACAGGAATAAACGTAACGGTGATAAATGATAAAGGTGCCGAAGGCGCTCGACTCTCCCaaggggtgcggggggggggggggggcaatgccCCCTGGCGCTCGTACCGGCAGCCCAGCGTGGTCTGCAGCAGGGTCGTGATGCCCACGCAGAAGAAGATGGTGCCGATGAGCTGGCTGGTGGCCCACTGGTCGTAGCCCACGCACATGGCCTCGGTGAGCAGGAAGGGCACGGCGATGGTGCCGCTGAAGCAGGTCAGGTAGTGCtgtggggtgggatgggatgggatggtgAGGGATGGTGTACACATAACTGTTCTTTCACTAAcgtatagtgtgtgtgtgtgtgtgtgtgtgtgtgtgtgtgtgtctgcgctcaCCTGAAGGCCCAGGAACACACAGAGATACCAGGGAGGGGTGTCCTCAATCGTATAGATCATGTCCAGCCGCTGCGCCTGCGCATTGTCACTGCTGTCCAGTGTCTCCGACAGTGAGCCCTGTGGAGatgcggacacacacacacacacacacacacacacacacacacacacacacacacacacacacacacaccgttatTCTGCCCCTCATGACACTTGGACTCATGGAGCTGAACTGTGTTTAACTAGATAATGTTAAGAAAACTCCTCCCCGCCCCCTGCTGATCAGAAGACTCGTTTGCAGAGATTCATACAGAGacagaaaagctgcagaaaagcaCCCAGTGACTCACACACTGTACTAGAGTAAAAGTGCGGGGGCGGGGACAGTGTGACCATGACCGGCCTTGAAAGTCCAGCAGCGAAGGAAAGTGACGTCGAAaccttgaaaatgaaaatcacactTGTTGGCTTCATTCCAGAAAGAGTGAATTAGCAAAACATCCctcttatttacacagcagggtaattttttatttaccaGAGCAAATCAAGGTAAGTATCTCACTCAAGGGCCCTAGAGCTggaagggggacttgaacctgtgatctttgggtccaaagctatttatttatttatttatttatttaattgatatattttttttggctACATTCTATACACAGGAAACACCTTTGTAAAAaccctgctgttttaccctCCTGTACTATAGTAGAGAATATCACGAGCGTAGAGCTCAACCGAAGCTCATCGTTTAAACTGTCGACTCTCCATCCTCCCTAAAGCTGTTGTTTCTTCTCCGGTTTAaatgttacaatatttaaaataatctcTTTCTTCCCAAAGTGGACACCGATCGTTCCTCCCTCCGCGTCTTCATAGACAGTGGGGCCTTTGTGCCAATATTTATTCAGTATTCAGAACCAGTATCCAGTATTCACTATCGAGTATTCAGTATCCAGTATTCACTATGCAGTATTCAGTATCCAGTATTCACTATCTAGTATCCAGTATTCAGTATCCAGTATTCACTATGCAGTATTCAGTATCCAGTATTCACTATCTAGTATTCAGTATTCACTATCTAGTATTCACTCTGCAGTATTCACTATCCAGTATTCACTATGCAGTATCCACTATCCAGTATTCAGTACCCAGCATCCATTATTCAGTATTCACTATCTAGTATTCACTCTGCAGTATTCACTATCCAGTATTCACTATGCAGTATCCACTATCCAGTATTCAGTATTCACCCTCCAGTATTCAGTATTCACCATCCAGTATTCAGTACCCAGCATCCATTATTCAGTATTCACTATCTAGTATTCACTATACAGTATTCAGTATCCAGTATTCACTACGCAGTATCCACTATCCAGTATTCACTATCTAGCATCCCGTATTCAGCATCCATTATTCAGTATCCAGTATTCAGCATATATTGGTGactagtttcttttttttcccagtaattACAATGTATTTCATAAGCTTGTttagtattttcattaattcttgCATAAGAACAAGGTTACTGTAGGCGAgtaacagtaacacacacacacacaccgaagcCCACtttgatgtacagtatgtaatattTACGGCAGAGCCGAGCGAGTGCGGCGACACACAGCGCTACGGAGAAGCAAAGTACACCGTTACGTACCGTTTCCGTACCGCGTTTACTCCTTTGAAACACCAACGTGTGTCTTTTCAGGGAATCTGGTGATATTTTACCCGAAACGGACACCTCGGAAACTCACGAACACGTCTACCGCCGAAACGCACGGTAACCGCGCCTCTGCGTTACGAGAATTCGGGGttttttcaaagtaaatttacccTGGCGAGGTGGGTAATATTTCATCGAGGCCCGTTTCAGGTGGGAAGCGGAAACGGATACGAAAGGTTCGGACGTGCGCAGATTCTCTTCTTACGCGATCCTTTATTCTAAATGTCCTTAAACGTGGTGTCCGTTGAGGCGATGGGGTCGAGGCTCGGCGACCTCGTCACGCTCAGATGTACCAGCGTAGAGCACCGGGGCACCGCAAGCGAGTCCGGCAGCACACCGTGGTAAAAGATGAGTACCGGCGGGGAGGAGATGTCCCGTCCTGTCCCGtcctgtcccgtcccgtccGGGAATACGAGGAAGACAAACGTTGGGGACAGGCAGGGCGAGCGTAGCCTCCGTGTCCTCACCTCGTCCTCGGCGGCGCTCCCCCCGGGGTACGTGGCCATGAGCTCGGCGTCCTCGGAGTCCCGGTCCACTCTGGACGGGACCGCCCTGCTCGCGAGCACCTGTGTGGGACGGGGCGGGAGGATGTGTGTCGTCGCCGTGTCGtttccacacacgcacacacacacacacacacacgtgagaATGCAGGCTTAGGGAGACAGAAGGACATGCACAAACagaagtggacacacacacacacacacacagtgagataAAGACAAATACGAGCAGTCGTCCAGGTCACTGTGGACACAAAGAAGCAGGAAAACAGACTGGAAAGGAGGAAGTAAACAAGGAAGAGATACAGGTTTAAAAACGGACcgctcccactcccactccagACGGTCCAGTAGGACAAAGGGGACAAGTAAGGACACAAGTAAGGACGCGAGGGACCTGGCGTCCTTTGGAGGCGGCACATCAATGGCCCTGGTCGAAAGAAAGAGAGCGGAGGGTGGAATAGGGAACGGCCCCGTGGAAGTAAGCGGCAATGGGCTAGGTGGGTTgacgggcggggggggggacgacgacgacgacgacatcGCCAGGCCCAGAAACAACAGGGCTGTCAACTCTTATAACATCTCCTCTTTTCTGTCTGCGGCTCAAGAGGTGGAGGCGTCGCCCTGAGAAACCCCAGGAACTCGCAGCGTCGGTATTTCGGCGGAACTTCGCCCGCTCATCTCGCGGCGAACGGTCGGTGACGAGAGCGAGGATGCGTTGCCACGGTTACGAGGCGAGCGGGTGAAAGATCGCCATAAAAGTGACGCAAGGGCTGGCGCCAGCTGACTCCCGGGAGACACCCGATGGGTCGAGGTGCGATGAGTCAGAGTCAGAGTCAGACTCGGGGGGGGTATCATGCTGAACGGCAGCGAGGCTCTAATCCCAgcttcagccccccccccccctttattaTAACCCATGAGCTATGAGCCCCAGCTCGCATTGTGACACAGGACAGCAATGTTCACTGAAACTGGGTGTGAGtgggaggaagggggggtggggggtgtaggggctgtggggggggtgggggatggacAATATGCTGTGGCTGCTTTCAGTGTAAACGCCCCAGGCTTCCATGTGCAGAACGCAGAACTACCCCCCAGGGCTTGGGGGGGcagaggttgggggggggggggggggtgcaatgtATAGCACCTGCATCCTGCACACAGCTGCACGGGAGGTGGGAAAATTCTCACAGCCAGACACACACCCAGTTTCAGGGCTGGTTCGACACCAGCAATTACGAGCTTAACTGAACTAAGGATTTGATACGTTTAGTCGTCACTTTACTCTTTCGGTGCTggaaaacacacgcacacgcacggaCGCACGCACACTAAGCGGGGCGGCAGGTAGTAGTGTACTGCTGGGGGCTGCTTCAGACACCAAGGTCGCCGGTTCGAATGCCGCCCCCTGCCGCAGAACCCAGAGCGAGACACCGACCCGGTACAAAGTGAGCCCGCTGTGTTCGTGTACGCGGGCAAATGGGGGTAAATCCGGGTAAACGGGTGTAAGCGGCCCGGCAGCGCGGCAGGGTGTTAAAGGGCAAGTTCGGACGCCGACGCGAGGAGGACCGCGAGAGGAGACTCACCGAAAGGGGGTACGAGTCCTCGCCGCGCCTCGTCTCTCCATCACAGAGGGATCCCTCCGGCGCC encodes the following:
- the LOC108932943 gene encoding solute carrier family 23 member 2-like; the encoded protein is MGVGKNVANAAPEGSLCDGETRRGEDSYPLSVLASRAVPSRVDRDSEDAELMATYPGGSAAEDEGSLSETLDSSDNAQAQRLDMIYTIEDTPPWYLCVFLGLQHYLTCFSGTIAVPFLLTEAMCVGYDQWATSQLIGTIFFCVGITTLLQTTLGCRLPLFQASAFAFLAPARAILSLDKWKCNSTDVPVMNGTSPMHTEHIWHPRIREVQGAIIVASLIEVCVGALGLPGFLLKYIGPLTITPTVALIGLSGFQAAGERAGKHWGIAMLTIFLVLLFSQYARNVQLPLPVYKAKKGWSSYRLQLFKMFPIIMAILASWLLCFIFTVTDVFPPRKNEYGFYARTDARQGVLAVAPWFKVPYPFQWGLPTVSAAGVIGMMSAVISSVIESIGDYYACARLSCAPPPPTHAINRGIMLEGLSCVLDGLFGTGNGSTSSSPNIGVLGITKVGSRRVIQYGAVLMLLLGLVGKFSALFASLPDPVLGALFCTLFGMITAVGLSNLQFVDLNSSRNLFVLGFSIFFGLMLPSYLKENPLVTGIAEIDQVLNVLLTTAMFVGGSVAFVLDNTIPGTPGERGIRKLKLGSGSGAAELEGLRSYDLPFGMDFLRRHPIFQHLPISPTFSGYAWEASEGGCGRRDCGGKGGTAGDPHGDSEV